The genomic region ATCCTGATGCAATGGATGCTGCCTTCTGGGAGTATGCTCCCCATGCAACACCAACAGCACCGATACGGTTTGTGATGTAATCAGCAATTTCTTCGTAGTTACCTGAAACGTTCCTCTGAGCAAAAATAGCAGCTACCTTAATTGCTGTTCCTGTGATGTGTGAGTTTGAAACACATGAACCTACGTTAATGAGGTTACCAGCAAGGAACTTTGCAGGATACTTCTCATAGAGAGTCTCACCGTCTTCGTTCTTGTACATACCAAGGTCCATTGCAGAACATCCTGACATTACAACGATGTAGTTTCTTTTGAGCATCTCATCTGCTACTGTGTAAAGGTCTCTTGTACCATCAGGGTAGTTGGAACACCCTACCATTGCAACAATACCAGGTGTTGTTCCCAGTACAAGGTTGACACCTTCCTCACGGATTTCAGGGTCACTAATCTGACCTCTTCCTGCACGCATGAGGCCCTTCTCCTCACGGATGAGTTTCTGGGATGCCTTCTCTATCATATTAAGTACAGGAATATCCTTTGGACATGCCTGGTCACAGCGTCCGCAGGCAATACACTTGTCATGCAGGTACTCAAACTTGCTGAAGTCCTTGTCAACACCTGCTCTCATTGCCTCCATGATCGGGAGGTTGTCAGGACAATCCATCTCACAAGCGCCACACTGGACACACTTTGCGGAAAGTTCCTGAAGTTCGTCATCGCCTGGAAGTGCCTTGATACCCATTTCCTCGCGTATCTTTGACATCTTGATAGCAAGTTCAGGTGCAACTTCTCCGAGTACATCGAAGTCAAGAATGAGTGCTCCTGGTTCCTTGAAGGTTGAGAGATCTTCAATGATGTTTGCAGCGCTGTCGTTTGACCTGTTGCGCAGACCGTACATGATCTTTTCGTTAGTAGTAATTACAGGGATAGAGAGCTTCTTTGCCTCATCAAGGACATCTGCCCTGACACACTGTTCGTCAACAACAATAACATCAGGCACACCGGACCTTATCATCTTGAGTTCCTTTGCAAGGGTACCGATGACCTTAGCCTGTGGTTTCTGGCCCTGGTCTGTCTGGTAACGTGTCATGTCAATTGCAGTACAGCAAAGTCCTGCAAGCTCCATCTTGTCTTCAAGACCGTGGTCGTGTATGTAATCCATAATGTTAGTAACACCTGCTACATTGTGACCGATAACAACAAGCACCGGTTTGCTTGAGTCAATGCAACCCATTCCAATCTCTACAAGGGGAGCCTCAGGATCTGACTTTGGCATTCCAAGACATGATATCTGTGCAAGGTCGGATACTTCCATACCTACGTGGTCAAGCATACCACCGTGGAGAATCTTTGACTCGAAATCGATTGCTGCTCCTTCCTGACCTGCGTGGATGGTTGCGAGCAACTGTGTGAGCTGTTCCTCAACATAGTCCATTACTTCTTCAAGGTCACCAAGCGTCTCTGGCTTAATACCTGTTACAGCCTGTGTATTTGGTGCAATCAGGTTTGATGGACCAACTTCTATTGGCTTGTCCTCACCATAAAGATGAATCAGGTGGTGAAGGATGTGACGTCCGTGTCCTGCGTGTGCTGCAGCACCGGTAATTACCCTGAGAAGTGTCTCACGTGCCTGGTGTGCTTCCATGTTGATACCACATGCACCTTCCTTGTTGTTTGAAAGGTCACATTTACCAAAGGTACAGTAACAACACTGGTCACAGACTGGTGTGTAAACTGGCTGGTAACGGGACAGAAGTGTGTAGTCCCAGTCTCTCAGACCTGAGATGCCCGGCTTTGGAGTTGGACCTACCTCAACCCCTTCTTCTTTTGCCTTTTTCTCAATGGCACCTACGATCTTACCGATTGTAATCTGAACATTTTCCAAATCATCAATAGAAAATTGTCCAGCTTCTAAGTCGCTCATGTTTGTTTTGTCCTCCTTTGTAGATGTCGAAGTGCTACTAAAAAACACTATTTTATGATTTATTATGAATTATCTCTAAATTCGTAATATTTTTGAAACTGTAGTGTAGGATGTTCTAATAACACCATCCCCTATAAAAAAGTTTCCGGAATCTATCATGATTATTTGTTACCATTCATTCAATGTTTCACATCATGAGTCCGGTCAAAAAGATATATACGTACATATGAGTAATAAGTGACAACAATATACGATTTTAACATATAAGTGTTCCGATAACTGTCACGATTATTCTTGACATACCGATGCCCTACTATCGCGTATTTTTAGGAAATGGTTTTATTTAATGCCGTTCTACCATAAAGGAGCATTTAATCACGGTGAATCATTTGGACAAAAAATGCTGGATATGTGGCAAGGAAGAGGCAATACCCTTTAAATGTCGTTTTTGCGGAAAAACATTTTGTTCAAGACACAGACTACCTGAGCAACATGCATGCGAAGGCCTTGAACAGTTAAAAAAAGAAGGATATAGCAACGGAAGTTCTGCTTATGGAACTGACAGTACTGATGACATATTTAAGGATGCTTTAAAAAGCACTGCTAAATATGCGGCCAGGAGCGCAGTCAGAGGAGTTGGAAGTAATATAAAGTATTCCATGAAAAACAGTCCTGCAATGGCCATTATATATCTATGTATATTCTCATTCATATTGCAAATAATCCCAGGATATAAAGAAGCAATGTGGTTAGTTCCAAACCTAATAATTCAAGGGAAACATTTGTGGACTTTAGTAACTCATATGTTTGTTCATTCAGGTTTTACACATCTTTTATTTAACATGCTTGTGTTATTTTTCTTCGGGCCTGAACTCGAAAGGAGAGCCGGCAAAAAGATATTCACTTATGTTTATTTTACAGCGGGCTTAGTAGCTGCTATAGCATATTCAATGACAACATTCTCAAGCAATACACAATATGTGCCTGTTGTTGGAGCTAGCGGTGCAATAATGGGAATATTCGCCGCTCTTGCAATAATAGCACCTGATATCAGAGTCTATGTATATTTCATACCAATGCAAATCACACATGCACTGGTGTTATTCATACTCCTTGACTTTTTCCTGCTTGGGTCAAATGACATGGTTGCTCACACGGCACATCTTAGTGGAGCCCTTGTGGGACTTCTCATGGGAAGCAGGATAAAGAGAGCGCAAAATCGATATAACTACAATGATACATATTACAGAAGGTGATACTGTTGGCTGCAGCCTCACACCTTGCCAAGGTTTTTCCAAGACCTGAAGAAGGTGAGACAATACCCATTCAATTTATTGACATGCAGGAAAAGCTTGCCGGTTGGTCACCTGAACTTAAAAGATCTGTATATGTAGATGATTTTAAAGATACCGATGGCCTGAAAAGAGTGAGGGAAGTCCACCTGCTCAGAGTCTACAACTGGCTTCTGGATGGTGAAAGTCTTATTGAACTTTCTGATATGGAAAAAGCCCAGTTTGAAGAAGTGATGGATACGTTTATAAAAGATGGCGGTGAAATTCTTTTTACAAGAAAAAGAATGAGTGGGAGGTTTGTAAACTGCTTCATCCTTGGTGATGAAAGAAGGTCGCGGTCAAGTATCAAAAAGCATTATCTGGCGGAGATTATAGATAATTAAGATCTGCCTCTTGCTGCAAAGCGGATAACACTTTAGTAAACTTATATTCAACAGTGCCATCATATGGCCACATCAGTAATTATTATATTCTATTAGATGTTATCCCCATTATTAACAGTTATAAATTACCAATATCGTCCTGATATATATTACCATAAATTATCGGAAAATGATCTTCCGATAACGAGCATTACTCATAATCATTCATATTACAATTATAGCGAGGCATCATGGCCAATGTTAAAACCGGACTTAATTCAATAGTCAAATATCTTAGTACAAAAAAGGAAACCGGAAGAAGAAGTATCGGGCTTCTTGTTGACGGTCCTAACGTGCTCCGAAAGGAGTTCAACGTAAATCTAGAAGAGATCAGGGATGTACTGAAAGAATACGGAAATGTTAAAATCGGGAGAGTATTCCTGAACCAGTACGCATCTGACAAACTTGTGGAAGCAATTGAGAACAACGGATTTGAACCAATCATATGTTCAAGCGATGTGGACGTAAGGCTTGCTGTAGAAGGAATGGAACTCGTCTACAATCCCACTATTGACACAATGGCACTTGTAACAAGGGACGCAGATTTCAAACCTCTTCTGAACAAAGCCAACGAACATGGAAAAGAAACAATCATTTTTGGCGTTGAACCGGGATTTTCCACTGCTCTTAGAAATTCAGCTGATTATGTCATCTTACTGGAAAACGACGAAATGAATTATTACGATGATTCACATTTTGAGGATGAAGATGATGACGACATTGAGTTTAACAACAACAACAATGATGTCGGCCAGAATTCCCGTAGAAAAAATGAAGCATTAATTGACTATTAATGCTTTTTACTGATTTTTAGTTTCATTGATCATAGTTTCCAGCCTGGAAGGGGAAATTCCATGCTTGGTTTCAGTACAGTTCTTAATCCTGTCAAGAAGTGCGGTAAGTTCCTCATTGGAAAGCGTATGCCCCATTTCTTCAACAATACCTTTCAGGGCTTTCATACCTGTGTGTTTGCCCACTATAAGATGGCGTTTTCCACCTACCATTTCAGGACTGAACAGTTCATAAGTACGTGGTTCTTCAAGAATAGCGCAAACATGAATGCCTGATTCATGTGAAAATGCATGTTCACCAACAATCGCCTTGGTAACCGAAGGTTTAAGCCCGGAATACTGGTTCACCATTTCTGACAGCTCTGTCAGTTTAGTAGTATCATACCTGTCAATTCCATACTGTACCCTGAGTGCAACCAGAACTTCTTCAAGCGAAGCATT from Methanolobus tindarius DSM 2278 harbors:
- the cdhA gene encoding CO dehydrogenase/acetyl-CoA synthase complex subunit alpha produces the protein MSDLEAGQFSIDDLENVQITIGKIVGAIEKKAKEEGVEVGPTPKPGISGLRDWDYTLLSRYQPVYTPVCDQCCYCTFGKCDLSNNKEGACGINMEAHQARETLLRVITGAAAHAGHGRHILHHLIHLYGEDKPIEVGPSNLIAPNTQAVTGIKPETLGDLEEVMDYVEEQLTQLLATIHAGQEGAAIDFESKILHGGMLDHVGMEVSDLAQISCLGMPKSDPEAPLVEIGMGCIDSSKPVLVVIGHNVAGVTNIMDYIHDHGLEDKMELAGLCCTAIDMTRYQTDQGQKPQAKVIGTLAKELKMIRSGVPDVIVVDEQCVRADVLDEAKKLSIPVITTNEKIMYGLRNRSNDSAANIIEDLSTFKEPGALILDFDVLGEVAPELAIKMSKIREEMGIKALPGDDELQELSAKCVQCGACEMDCPDNLPIMEAMRAGVDKDFSKFEYLHDKCIACGRCDQACPKDIPVLNMIEKASQKLIREEKGLMRAGRGQISDPEIREEGVNLVLGTTPGIVAMVGCSNYPDGTRDLYTVADEMLKRNYIVVMSGCSAMDLGMYKNEDGETLYEKYPAKFLAGNLINVGSCVSNSHITGTAIKVAAIFAQRNVSGNYEEIADYITNRIGAVGVAWGAYSQKAASIASGCNRLGIPVVVGPHGSKYRRALIGKPYQEDDWKVYDARDGSEMPIPAAPEFLLTTAESIEELLPMLAKNCIRPSDNNMGRMIKLTHYMELSQKYLGHRPDDWYKFVRTETDLPLAKREELLKILEADHGWEIDWKRKKILSGPTMKSDVSSQPTNVKRLCKGEC
- a CDS encoding rhomboid family intramembrane serine protease, with the translated sequence MNHLDKKCWICGKEEAIPFKCRFCGKTFCSRHRLPEQHACEGLEQLKKEGYSNGSSAYGTDSTDDIFKDALKSTAKYAARSAVRGVGSNIKYSMKNSPAMAIIYLCIFSFILQIIPGYKEAMWLVPNLIIQGKHLWTLVTHMFVHSGFTHLLFNMLVLFFFGPELERRAGKKIFTYVYFTAGLVAAIAYSMTTFSSNTQYVPVVGASGAIMGIFAALAIIAPDIRVYVYFIPMQITHALVLFILLDFFLLGSNDMVAHTAHLSGALVGLLMGSRIKRAQNRYNYNDTYYRR
- a CDS encoding TIGR00288 family NYN domain-containing protein → MANVKTGLNSIVKYLSTKKETGRRSIGLLVDGPNVLRKEFNVNLEEIRDVLKEYGNVKIGRVFLNQYASDKLVEAIENNGFEPIICSSDVDVRLAVEGMELVYNPTIDTMALVTRDADFKPLLNKANEHGKETIIFGVEPGFSTALRNSADYVILLENDEMNYYDDSHFEDEDDDDIEFNNNNNDVGQNSRRKNEALIDY